The Amylolactobacillus amylophilus DSM 20533 = JCM 1125 genome contains a region encoding:
- a CDS encoding transposase produces MTKKKYSVDFRKMIVKLYQDGAPVADLTDEYGVSNVTIYKWINLYKEDKGSGISKSDVLALQKRLKQLEIENDILKKALTIFAKK; encoded by the coding sequence ATGACCAAGAAAAAGTACTCAGTAGATTTTAGAAAAATGATTGTCAAGCTGTACCAGGATGGCGCCCCGGTAGCTGATCTTACAGACGAATATGGTGTATCAAATGTAACTATTTACAAATGGATTAATCTATATAAAGAAGACAAAGGAAGTGGAATTTCCAAATCAGATGTTTTAGCGTTGCAAAAACGTTTGAAACAGCTAGAAATTGAGAATGACATCTTAAAAAAAGCCTTAACCATATTCGCCAAAAAGTAA
- a CDS encoding site-specific integrase: MQQVVLPIKDSNVLKEVQDTSLNNFKAGRRNYTVFQVGKATLLRVSDVMRLKQTDIFNPDGSIKQNAFIHDRKTGKPNTLYLKPVQTELLLYRQWLLDHRLASEWLFPSIQHPDRHITEKQFYKIMARVGDLLGINYLGTHTMRKIGAYRVYTQSNYNIGLVMHLLNHSSEAMTLTYLGLDQASRETMLDQIDFG; the protein is encoded by the coding sequence ATGCAACAAGTTGTCTTACCCATCAAAGATTCAAACGTTCTCAAAGAGGTGCAAGATACCTCACTCAACAACTTTAAAGCTGGCCGGCGTAACTATACAGTTTTTCAAGTTGGCAAAGCTACGCTACTGCGAGTGAGTGATGTCATGCGCTTAAAACAAACCGATATTTTTAATCCGGACGGTTCTATTAAACAAAATGCGTTCATTCACGATCGAAAAACTGGTAAACCGAATACCTTGTATCTTAAACCAGTTCAAACAGAGCTCTTATTGTACCGTCAATGGCTACTTGATCATAGACTAGCCTCTGAGTGGCTCTTTCCTTCCATTCAACACCCTGACCGTCATATCACGGAGAAACAGTTTTATAAGATTATGGCACGAGTTGGTGATCTTCTAGGAATTAACTATCTAGGAACGCATACCATGCGTAAAATAGGTGCGTATCGTGTTTATACGCAATCAAACTATAATATTGGGTTAGTCATGCATTTATTAAACCATTCAAGCGAAGCCATGACCTTAACCTATCTTGGTCTAGATCAAGCCAGTCGAGAAACTATGCTCGATCAAATTGATTTTGGATAA
- a CDS encoding plasmid mobilization protein has translation MSNTIIKNKTISTRVTPDISERAKANLAKQGLTVSEYIRLSLVKAANNEVRLVSFLDSPEALAAKKEAETGQVKNIGSLTDFEDWIDKLDAN, from the coding sequence ATGAGTAATACTATTATTAAAAACAAGACAATTTCAACTCGTGTAACACCTGACATTAGTGAACGGGCTAAAGCTAATCTAGCAAAACAAGGGCTAACCGTTTCTGAGTATATACGCTTATCGTTAGTTAAAGCGGCCAATAATGAAGTTCGATTAGTCAGCTTTTTAGATTCTCCGGAAGCCTTAGCCGCTAAAAAAGAAGCAGAAACAGGGCAGGTCAAAAACATTGGTTCATTGACTGACTTTGAAGATTGGATCGATAAGTTAGATGCAAATTAA
- a CDS encoding type II toxin-antitoxin system YafQ family toxin has product MQIKQTKSFERELKKLVKKHFPITVLKPCLKAIVEQDVLVLKQIKDHALKGNWRGYREFHPARYGNYGKNYDNWIVIYQLDHDELILLLVATGSHEILNQ; this is encoded by the coding sequence ATGCAAATTAAACAGACCAAATCTTTTGAACGTGAATTAAAAAAACTAGTCAAAAAACATTTTCCAATAACTGTCTTGAAACCTTGTTTAAAAGCAATTGTTGAACAAGATGTACTTGTTTTGAAACAGATTAAAGATCATGCATTAAAAGGAAATTGGCGTGGCTATCGTGAATTTCACCCTGCCAGATATGGAAACTATGGTAAAAATTATGACAACTGGATTGTTATTTATCAGCTAGATCATGATGAATTGATTTTGTTATTGGTTGCAACTGGCTCCCATGAAATCTTGAATCAATAG
- a CDS encoding ISL3 family transposase has translation MPQLNSILNLLNITDTNIDILNSNDKVIFRGSQKLHIKVIEGRLSYRLKKCPNCGFDCLIKNGARETNVRLGSLNGSEYHLKLWKQRYLCRSCKTTCGAHTNLVEKNQSMSRQIDQLIILLAKQSFTFKSIAMMLGISASTVARKIYGRLQLPKRARLLPKNICIDEFRSANHLFSFIACDADSHQMITLLPNRLSMKIIEHFKREYSLSERQQVESVSIDLNANYQGVIRRLFPNAKIIVDRFHIVQLVGRALDKARLSVLNSLSDKKSREYKALKSQWRMFHLFDDELDQANIRYIFGINEYMTQQNLVDIGLDADPVFKDVYQTYQNVLRSIKSKDPELLKQTLQEYKNNGSSMDTAITTFKNNYKYLVNSCELPYSNGPLEGLIVKIKKLKHNCYGFCNLHNFFVRIRF, from the coding sequence ATGCCCCAATTAAATTCTATCTTAAATCTTCTAAATATAACAGACACAAATATCGACATCTTAAATTCAAATGACAAAGTGATATTCCGTGGCAGTCAAAAGCTCCATATCAAGGTCATCGAAGGAAGATTATCGTATCGCTTGAAGAAATGTCCTAATTGCGGGTTCGATTGCTTAATCAAGAACGGAGCTAGAGAAACCAATGTCCGCTTAGGCAGCCTCAACGGTTCCGAATATCATTTGAAACTCTGGAAGCAGCGCTATTTGTGTAGATCATGTAAAACGACTTGTGGAGCACACACTAACCTGGTAGAAAAGAATCAATCAATGTCTCGTCAAATAGATCAACTGATCATACTTTTGGCAAAACAATCCTTTACCTTCAAATCCATCGCTATGATGCTGGGGATATCTGCTAGCACAGTCGCCAGAAAGATATATGGCAGACTTCAATTACCTAAAAGAGCACGTTTACTACCAAAGAATATCTGCATCGATGAGTTCAGGTCTGCCAATCATTTGTTTTCTTTTATAGCTTGCGATGCAGACTCTCACCAAATGATCACCCTTTTGCCCAATCGTCTTTCGATGAAGATAATCGAACACTTTAAAAGAGAGTATTCATTATCTGAGAGACAACAAGTCGAATCAGTCTCGATAGACCTGAATGCCAATTATCAAGGTGTCATAAGAAGATTATTCCCAAACGCAAAGATAATCGTTGATAGATTCCATATCGTTCAACTGGTCGGAAGAGCGCTGGATAAAGCACGTTTGTCTGTACTGAATAGTCTCAGTGACAAAAAGTCTCGTGAATACAAAGCTCTTAAAAGCCAATGGCGGATGTTCCACTTATTTGATGATGAATTGGATCAAGCCAACATTAGATATATCTTTGGTATCAACGAGTATATGACTCAACAGAATCTTGTAGACATTGGTCTTGATGCCGATCCAGTATTCAAAGATGTATACCAGACTTACCAGAACGTTCTACGTTCAATAAAATCTAAGGACCCTGAATTGCTTAAGCAAACATTGCAAGAATATAAAAACAATGGGAGCTCAATGGATACTGCTATAACCACTTTTAAGAACAACTACAAATATCTAGTCAACAGCTGCGAATTGCCATATTCCAATGGTCCTCTTGAAGGATTGATTGTAAAGATCAAAAAGCTTAAACATAACTGCTATGGGTTCTGCAATCTCCATAACTTCTTTGTGAGGATCAGATTTTAG
- a CDS encoding polysaccharide deacetylase family protein, translating to MIKTKITSLVVIGLILGAGLWLYGNIDDDVMTTKNDSQTTKTVKQVKTDSQTTKAVKQAKSLSQQYQYKEAKSVLSGHKGTTVDHLKKSINKQQSKLVTWDDPTKISHLFYHSLIVDPGKAFSSEQAQGYKDYMATIDEFMPMLNQLYDNGYVLINFKDIISIDKQGKVTFKPVKLPEGKKPLIISQDDVNYYEYMKNSGFADKLVVNKQGDVKNQYTNNGQKKIGDYDMVPIIDTFIKKHPDFSYGGSKGVIAETGYNGVLGYRSSKSQYGDTKKTHREAKKATKVANAMKKEGWQFASHSWGHINMTTASVDHIKKDTALWQKEVQPIVGKTPVLIFPFGADIGSFTNYTNDNAKYTYLKSSGFSIFDNVDASKTSWGQLTNDYYRNARINVDGIRLHETMIGENTVLNDFFNTKDFYHRDK from the coding sequence GTGATAAAAACCAAGATAACTAGTCTTGTCGTCATTGGGTTGATTTTGGGGGCAGGCTTATGGTTATATGGCAATATTGATGATGATGTTATGACTACAAAAAATGATAGTCAAACAACTAAGACAGTAAAGCAGGTAAAAACTGATAGTCAAACAACTAAGGCAGTAAAGCAGGCAAAATCATTAAGTCAACAGTACCAATATAAAGAAGCAAAATCAGTGTTATCGGGGCACAAAGGAACAACAGTTGATCATCTAAAAAAGAGTATTAATAAGCAACAGTCAAAGTTGGTCACGTGGGATGATCCGACAAAAATTTCACATCTTTTTTATCATTCACTAATTGTTGATCCTGGTAAAGCTTTCTCATCTGAGCAGGCACAGGGATACAAAGATTATATGGCGACCATCGACGAATTTATGCCGATGCTGAATCAGTTATATGATAATGGCTATGTATTAATTAACTTTAAAGATATCATTTCGATTGATAAACAAGGGAAGGTGACTTTCAAACCAGTCAAATTACCTGAAGGCAAGAAGCCTTTAATTATATCACAGGATGATGTTAACTATTATGAGTATATGAAGAATTCTGGATTTGCAGATAAATTAGTCGTCAATAAGCAAGGTGATGTTAAAAATCAATATACCAATAATGGTCAGAAGAAAATTGGTGATTATGACATGGTACCGATTATTGATACCTTCATCAAAAAGCATCCAGATTTCTCATACGGTGGCTCAAAGGGTGTGATTGCTGAAACGGGTTATAATGGGGTGCTAGGTTATCGTTCATCAAAGAGTCAATATGGTGATACAAAAAAGACACATCGCGAAGCTAAGAAAGCGACAAAGGTTGCTAACGCTATGAAAAAGGAAGGTTGGCAGTTTGCATCGCATTCCTGGGGTCATATAAATATGACTACGGCCAGTGTTGATCATATCAAAAAGGACACTGCACTTTGGCAAAAGGAAGTACAACCAATTGTTGGTAAAACACCAGTATTGATTTTCCCATTTGGAGCAGATATTGGCTCATTTACAAATTATACAAATGATAATGCAAAGTACACTTATCTTAAGAGTAGCGGTTTCAGTATTTTCGATAATGTTGATGCGTCAAAGACATCATGGGGTCAATTAACAAATGATTATTATCGTAATGCGCGGATAAATGTCGATGGTATTCGTTTACATGAAACAATGATTGGTGAGAACACGGTTCTAAATGACTTCTTTAATACAAAAGATTTTTATCATCGTGATAAATAA
- a CDS encoding DUF536 domain-containing protein: MPKTIRELADELKVSKQTIQYHYQRLPTKNRQKDSQGTNMISLTAERIVRDKVAKPLVANTQQTGSKKVTKTSKENNELIATLRREIEDLKSQRDKQLATKDRQIDHLTKLVDQQQQLQLATLADNRRLKDHVQKLSGQLTQKTNDNLSTGNDLFNIQDKKSKIAKQKIVKSGSNKDGIHTNRAIKRWWKFW, from the coding sequence ATGCCTAAAACTATTAGGGAACTTGCTGACGAATTGAAGGTCTCTAAACAAACTATTCAATACCACTACCAAAGACTACCAACAAAGAACCGACAAAAAGATAGTCAAGGTACAAACATGATCAGCCTTACAGCTGAAAGGATTGTTAGGGACAAGGTAGCAAAGCCTTTGGTAGCAAATACCCAACAAACAGGTAGCAAAAAAGTGACAAAGACTAGCAAAGAAAATAATGAGCTAATTGCCACTCTAAGAAGAGAAATAGAAGATTTAAAGTCTCAACGTGACAAACAGCTTGCGACCAAAGACCGACAAATAGATCATCTAACAAAATTGGTGGATCAGCAGCAACAATTACAATTAGCAACATTAGCAGATAACCGTCGATTAAAAGATCATGTACAAAAGCTAAGTGGGCAACTAACTCAAAAAACTAACGACAACTTGTCGACCGGAAATGATCTTTTTAACATCCAAGATAAAAAAAGCAAAATAGCTAAACAGAAGATTGTTAAATCTGGTAGTAATAAAGATGGCATACACACAAATAGAGCTATTAAACGTTGGTGGAAATTCTGGTAA